A single region of the Latilactobacillus curvatus JCM 1096 = DSM 20019 genome encodes:
- a CDS encoding redox-sensing transcriptional repressor Rex, which translates to MVENNIPRATAKRLPLYYRYLNFLNNSGKTKISSTGLSEAVKVDSATIRRDFSYFGALGKRGYGYDVASLLDFFKKTLNQDRLTNVALIGVGNLGHALLNYNFKQTNNIRISAAFDVKPEMIGTIQTGVPVYSMDEMAEQLKNQQIEIVILTVPIDEAQEVTDELVAAGIKGIMNFTPIRISVPSNVRIQNVDLAKELQTLIYFLDNYTDEQNQE; encoded by the coding sequence ATGGTTGAGAATAATATCCCAAGAGCAACTGCAAAACGATTGCCTTTATATTACCGCTATTTAAACTTTTTGAACAATTCAGGGAAAACTAAAATTTCCTCTACTGGATTATCTGAAGCAGTTAAAGTAGATAGTGCGACAATTCGTCGTGATTTTTCATATTTCGGTGCACTGGGCAAACGTGGTTATGGCTATGATGTCGCTTCGTTGCTAGATTTTTTCAAGAAGACCTTGAACCAAGATCGATTGACAAACGTTGCATTGATTGGGGTGGGGAATTTAGGCCACGCCTTATTGAACTACAACTTTAAGCAAACCAATAATATTCGGATTAGCGCAGCATTTGATGTTAAACCCGAAATGATTGGAACAATTCAAACCGGTGTTCCTGTCTATTCAATGGACGAGATGGCCGAACAATTGAAGAACCAACAGATCGAGATTGTCATTTTAACAGTGCCAATTGATGAAGCTCAAGAAGTCACCGATGAATTAGTGGCCGCTGGGATTAAAGGGATTATGAACTTTACGCCAATTCGAATTTCTGTGCCATCAAACGTGCGGATTCAAAATGTTGATTTGGCTAAAGAACTACAAACTTTGATTTACTTCCTCGATAATTATACTGATGAACAAAATCAAGAATAA
- a CDS encoding CPBP family intramembrane glutamic endopeptidase: protein MTLYKQNFSIIISYLFILLIPSAVVRFGHLSASFFLITTIVDCLGAAWLLYLNQRTQANAIEQRPFPLKPIIIWGLCGIVLVLVIQILAGFIEQNILHITAKSLNTISLMTMMQQQPFLILATTIAAPIMEEITFRKAIFGGLASRLNRILAAIISSLLFAFLHQDGHLLIYTAIGLFLCWLYRKTGSIFTTIISHAGMNLIVTLLYLNR, encoded by the coding sequence ATGACGCTATACAAACAAAATTTTTCAATTATCATTAGCTATTTGTTCATTTTATTGATTCCTAGTGCAGTCGTCCGTTTTGGTCATCTATCTGCCTCGTTTTTTCTAATCACAACCATTGTTGATTGCCTCGGTGCCGCCTGGTTACTCTATCTTAATCAACGCACACAAGCCAATGCCATTGAGCAGCGGCCTTTCCCACTCAAACCCATTATCATTTGGGGGTTGTGTGGCATTGTACTGGTCTTAGTAATTCAGATTCTCGCCGGCTTCATTGAACAAAACATTCTCCACATCACTGCCAAATCGCTCAACACCATTTCACTGATGACCATGATGCAACAACAACCGTTTCTTATTTTAGCAACGACCATCGCCGCACCGATTATGGAAGAAATCACGTTTCGCAAAGCAATCTTTGGTGGATTAGCCAGTCGCTTAAACCGCATTTTAGCCGCCATCATTTCAAGTTTACTGTTTGCTTTTTTACATCAGGACGGGCATTTGTTAATCTACACGGCCATCGGTCTTTTCCTATGTTGGCTGTACCGCAAGACAGGTTCGATTTTCACCACAATCATCAGCCATGCTGGGATGAACCTGATCGTCACTTTACTGTATCTCAATCGTTAA
- the groES gene encoding co-chaperone GroES — protein sequence MLKPLEDRVIIAVKDEEEQTVGGIVLASNAKQKPQTGKVVAVGTGTLTSDGKRIPLDIKENDEVIYDKYAGSEVEYEGQQYLVLHAKDIMAIVE from the coding sequence GTGTTAAAACCATTAGAAGATCGCGTGATTATCGCCGTTAAAGACGAAGAAGAACAAACAGTAGGTGGGATTGTTTTGGCAAGTAATGCTAAACAAAAACCACAAACCGGCAAAGTAGTCGCAGTTGGTACCGGCACATTAACAAGTGACGGCAAACGAATTCCACTTGATATTAAAGAAAACGATGAAGTTATTTACGATAAATATGCAGGTTCAGAAGTTGAATATGAAGGTCAACAATATTTAGTGCTCCATGCTAAAGATATTATGGCTATTGTTGAATAA
- the groL gene encoding chaperonin GroEL (60 kDa chaperone family; promotes refolding of misfolded polypeptides especially under stressful conditions; forms two stacked rings of heptamers to form a barrel-shaped 14mer; ends can be capped by GroES; misfolded proteins enter the barrel where they are refolded when GroES binds) has product MAKELKFSEDARSKMLAGVDQLANTVKTTLGPKGRNVVLEKAYGSPEITNDGVTIAKAIELEDHFENMGAKLVSEVASKTNDIAGDGTTTATVLAQAIIREGMKNVTAGANPVGIRRGIELATKEAVKKLHEISHKVESKDAIAQVAAVSSANEETGRLIADAMEKVGNDGVITVEESKGIDTELSVVEGMQFDRGYLSQYMVTDNDKMEADLDNPYILITDKKISNIQDVLPLLQSIVQEGKALLIIADDVDGEALPTLVLNKIRGTFNVVAVKAPGFGDRRKEQLEDIATLTGATVITSDLGLELKETTIDQLGTAGKVTVTKDDTTIVEGAGSKDAIAERVENIKKQIAETTSDFDREKLQERLAKLAGGVAVIKVGAATETELKEQKYRIEDALNATRAAVEEGYVAGGGTALIDVIESVAALKEEGDVQTGINIVLRALEEPVRQIATNAGLEGSVIVEKVKSQPVEVGYNAANGNWENMIEAGILDPTKVTRSALQNAASVAALMLTTEAVVADKPEDNPAPAAGMDPSAMGGMM; this is encoded by the coding sequence ATGGCAAAAGAACTTAAATTTTCAGAAGACGCACGTTCAAAAATGTTGGCAGGGGTTGACCAATTAGCCAACACAGTGAAAACAACATTAGGACCAAAAGGCCGGAACGTTGTTTTGGAAAAAGCTTACGGTTCACCAGAAATTACTAATGATGGTGTGACAATTGCTAAAGCAATCGAATTAGAAGATCATTTTGAAAATATGGGTGCTAAGTTAGTTTCTGAAGTGGCTTCAAAAACGAATGACATCGCTGGTGATGGGACAACTACTGCTACTGTTTTAGCTCAAGCAATTATTCGTGAAGGGATGAAGAACGTCACAGCCGGCGCTAACCCAGTTGGGATTCGTCGTGGGATTGAATTAGCAACTAAAGAAGCTGTTAAGAAGTTACACGAAATTTCACACAAAGTCGAAAGTAAAGATGCCATTGCCCAAGTGGCTGCTGTTTCATCAGCTAACGAAGAAACTGGTCGTTTAATTGCTGATGCAATGGAAAAAGTTGGCAACGATGGGGTCATCACAGTTGAAGAATCAAAAGGGATTGATACTGAATTAAGCGTTGTTGAAGGGATGCAATTCGATCGTGGTTACTTGTCACAATACATGGTAACGGATAACGATAAGATGGAAGCTGACCTAGATAACCCATATATCTTAATTACAGATAAAAAGATTTCAAATATTCAAGATGTTTTACCACTTTTACAATCAATCGTGCAAGAAGGTAAAGCCTTGTTAATCATCGCTGATGATGTTGATGGCGAAGCATTACCAACACTTGTCTTGAACAAGATTCGTGGGACATTCAACGTGGTTGCTGTAAAAGCCCCTGGTTTTGGTGATCGTCGTAAGGAACAATTAGAAGATATCGCCACATTAACAGGTGCCACAGTGATTACAAGTGACCTCGGTCTAGAATTGAAAGAAACAACTATCGATCAATTAGGGACAGCTGGTAAGGTAACTGTTACAAAAGATGATACAACAATTGTTGAAGGTGCTGGTAGCAAAGATGCCATCGCTGAACGGGTTGAAAACATCAAGAAACAAATTGCTGAAACAACATCAGACTTTGACCGTGAAAAATTACAAGAACGCTTGGCTAAATTAGCTGGTGGCGTTGCAGTGATTAAAGTCGGTGCTGCCACAGAAACAGAATTGAAAGAACAAAAATATCGGATTGAAGATGCTTTGAACGCAACGCGTGCAGCTGTTGAAGAAGGCTACGTTGCCGGCGGTGGGACAGCATTAATCGATGTGATCGAAAGTGTTGCTGCGCTTAAAGAAGAAGGCGACGTTCAAACCGGGATTAACATTGTGCTTCGTGCATTGGAAGAACCTGTTCGTCAAATCGCAACCAACGCTGGTCTTGAAGGCTCAGTAATTGTTGAAAAAGTTAAATCACAACCAGTTGAAGTCGGCTACAATGCAGCCAACGGCAACTGGGAAAATATGATTGAAGCCGGCATCTTAGATCCAACTAAGGTGACACGTTCAGCATTACAAAATGCAGCTAGTGTGGCGGCCTTAATGTTAACAACTGAAGCAGTGGTTGCTGACAAACCAGAAGACAACCCAGCACCAGCAGCAGGCATGGACCCATCAGCAATGGGCGGTATGATGTAA